Proteins from a genomic interval of Rosa chinensis cultivar Old Blush chromosome 2, RchiOBHm-V2, whole genome shotgun sequence:
- the LOC121051569 gene encoding uncharacterized protein LOC121051569, protein MVEAVREQLSQLCPEIILFLSKLKQLSVRDYDSEVADRVSSFLISSVTKNKEVSSRVVQLSKKNLDDTEELCDYYLWEKEFPVKPENRFGVRMDVQSWVITIAFPSGERMRNATSSVGIFAFLPTTMVTDFPFLIQADFILNSSRDSILLENVWNLGILNCIPSAFVNAFQFHSLCYPVGKIFEFLPAQASSIPKFKDLRESIRAELQSLVIVPCDVIEGMSSSARPQEAVRVLPNFRDLVGGFKIEGYVLSSSSIYLLRRVLHPSLDLEKYNAVLEFLGVEWANDHWYTECIRRLCSSIDEKVTGAGIISLLKCIKNLTSSSPDDPLLSDLTNSIAGRRCLKTSDWTDPFKTPEESILFDPAWESILDRTMLPTIDENFYGTDILVYKSQLRDIGVKVDPLSVCSLLYGIFSKLHGTYFENTFIKSIYTFLNKFQWHPEEPDGTEIFIDTDDYDWVNPDHCVLHGDPNLRRNT, encoded by the coding sequence ATGGTTGAAGCCGTGAGAGAGCAATTGTCACAGTTGTGCCCAGAGATTATCCTGTTCTTATCGAAGTTAAAGCAACTATCTGTACGTGACTatgattctgaagtagctgaTAGGGTTTCAAGCTTTCTTATATCTAGTGTGACTAAAAACAAGGAGGTTTCTTCACGTGTGGTTCAACTTTCAAAGAAAAACTTGGATGATACTGAGGAATTATGCGATTATTACTTGTGGGAAAAGGAATTTCCGGTAAAACCTGAGAATAGATTTGGTGTAAGGATGGATGTGCAGAGCTGGGTGATTACCATTGCTTTCCCATCTGGAGAAAGGATGAGAAATGCAACTTCTTCTGTTGGTATATTCGCTTTCCTCCCCACGACAATGGTCACAGACTTCCCGTTTTTAATTCAAGCTGACTTCATTCTTAATTCATCACGAGATTCTATACTGTTGGAAAATGTATGGAACTTGGGGATTCTCAATTGTATCCCATCAGCATTTGTGAATGCCTTTCAGTTTCACTCCTTGTGTTATCCAGTGGgtaagatttttgaatttttacctgCTCAAGCTTCATCAATTCCCAAGTTTAAAGACTTAAGAGAGTCCATTAGAGCTGAATTGCAGAGTCTAGTGATAGTGCCTTGTGATGTTATTGAGGGTATGTCTTCCTCTGCAAGGCCTCAAGAGGCAGTTCGCGTCCTTCCAAACTTCAGGGACCTAGTGGGTGGATTTAAAATAGAAGGTTATGTTTTGAGCAGTTCATCAATATATTTACTGAGGAGGGTCTTGCATCCGTCTCTGGACCTTGAAAAATACAATGCAGTTCTGGAGTTTCTAGGTGTGGAATGGGCGAACGACCATTGGTATACCGAATGCATCCGAAGGCTCTGCAGCTCAATTGATGAAAAGGTTACTGGAGCTGGCATTATTTCATTGCTAAAGTGCATCAAGAATCTGACGTCAAGCTCTCCTGATGATCCCTTACTGAGTGACTTAACCAACAGCATTGCAGGAAGAAGGTGTTTGAAGACCTCGGATTGGACAGATCCGTTTAAAACACCAGAAGAATCTATTCTGTTTGATCCAGCCTGGGAAAGTATTCTGGATCGTACAATGTTACCAACCATTGATGAGAATTTTTATGGAACTGATATTCTTGTATACAAGAGTCAGTTACGAGATATCGGTGTGAAGGTAGATCCTTTGAGTGTTTGTTCTCTTCTTTATGGGATATTTTCTAAGCTGCACGGCACTTATTTTGAAAATACTTTCATAAAAAGTATTTACACCTTCCTGAACAAGTTCCAATGGCATCCAGAAGAGCCAGATGGAACCGAAATTTTTATAGATACTGATGATTATGATTGGGTTAACCCTGATCATTGTGTACTTCATGGTGATCCAAATCTTAGGCGCAACACCTAG
- the LOC112188590 gene encoding DNA topoisomerase 6 subunit A — protein MYTRMMMNYEDAPIEDRNRHEVKDLSIEEVQEKLEALKKKLDDGSFSWISLDKSNVTYGECSDGVKRLTVKDTDKRSKPRAEKREKTLSMVDLILGFFQANKRETHLGVFYVGNNTASSLFTQDEEYAILNDICCTIGCTSSSLYIDDASVRGVVGGLLSWVQNGYETDCRSRDDGVAIPSMHSDISLKNCGAKFVLVVENKASFYNLMQDRFYRDYPCIIITGMGKPGVATRRFLKLLSDNFRLPVYGLFDCDPASIKLFSIYTVGSYEEAFDSVNLTCPYMTWLGVWPSDLCALDIPCDDMSPKEIRDMDNLLKEDFVKDNPRLVEELEHMKATEKKGNLEALKEFGPTFLSKCYLPYKFNYLLTAVRRDKCAN, from the coding sequence ATGTACACCAGAATGATGATGAATTATGAGGACGCTCCAATAGAAGATCGCAATCGTCACGAGGTCAAAGACCTCTCTATAGAGGAAGTACAGGAGAAACTTGAAGCTCTCAAGAAAAAATTAGATGATGGGAGCTTTAGTTGGATTTCACTAGACAAGTCCAACGTGACCTATGGTGAGTGCAGCGATGGCGTCAAACGTCTTACAGTGAAGGATACAGATAAACGATCTAAACCAAGAgctgaaaaaagagaaaagaccCTTTCGATGGTTGATCTTATTCTCGGGTTCTTCCAAGCAAACAAGCGAGAAACACATCTTGGGGTGTTTTACGTAGGGAATAATACCGCCAGTTCATTGTTTACACAAGACGAGGAGTACGCAATTCTTAATGACATCTGTTGCACTATAGGCTGCACCAGTTCAAGTCTCTACATAGATGATGCTAGTGTAAGAGGCGTTGTTGGAGGTCTGCTTTCGTGGGTGCAGAATGGGTACGAAACCGATTGTCGAAGCCGGGATGATGGGGTGGCCATCCCGTCCATGCATTCAGATATTAGTTTGAAAAATTGTGGAGCCAAGTTCGTATTGGTGGTGGAAAACAAAGCCAGTTTTTATAATCTCATGCAAGACAGGTTTTACCGTGATTATCCATGCATAATCATCACCGGAATGGGAAAGCCCGGGGTGGCGACCAGAAGATTTTTAAAGCTATTGTCGGACAATTTTAGGCTTCCAGTGTATGGCCTTTTCGACTGTGATCCAGCAAGCATCAAATTGTTTTCGATTTATACTGTTGGGTCATATGAGGAGGCCTTCGATAGTGTAAACTTAACTTGCCCGTATATGACATGGTTGGGTGTTTGGCCGAGTGACCTATGTGCGCTTGACATACCCTGCGACGATATGAGTCCAAAAGAGATTAGAGACATGGATAATCTTTTGAAAGAAGATTTTGTGAAAGATAATCCGAGGTTGGTTGAGGAGCTGGAACATATGAAAGCGACGGAGAAAAAAGGGAATCTTGAAGCTTTGAAGGAGTTTGGGCCCACTTTTTTGTCCAAGTGCTATTTGCCATATAAGTTTAATTATCTTTTGACCGCCGTTCGCCGTGACAAGTGCGCCAATTAA